One genomic segment of Roseovarius carneus includes these proteins:
- a CDS encoding M23 family metallopeptidase, whose translation MRKTFAAALILLGSGAAADPPPALGLPADCTLGETCFIQQYVDFDPGSGASDFMCQGLSYDGHRGTDFGLPSMRAMHAGVPVIAAAPGRVRGIRDGMADRLYTDDMAAELEGKDCGNGVAIRHAGGWETQYCHLRQGSVRVEAEQQVERGDVLGFIGLSGRTQFPHVHLTVRQDGEVVDPFDPDGQITCGAPSQETLWLDAPEYRPGGLLAAGFSTAVPSFDDIKEGIAGRTDLAPDAPALVAWGYAFGGRADDVMQIRIMGPEGEVFSHSTTVDKAQAQFFRAAGRRAPSGGWEAGSYSAEISLRRDGAIVDSMTTPLTIR comes from the coding sequence ATGCGAAAAACCTTTGCGGCGGCGCTGATCCTTCTGGGGTCCGGCGCCGCGGCAGACCCTCCCCCGGCGCTCGGCCTGCCCGCCGATTGCACCTTGGGCGAGACATGTTTCATCCAGCAATATGTTGATTTTGATCCCGGCTCCGGGGCGTCTGACTTCATGTGTCAGGGCCTCAGCTATGATGGCCATCGCGGCACGGATTTCGGCCTGCCCTCGATGCGTGCGATGCATGCAGGCGTGCCGGTCATCGCTGCGGCCCCCGGCCGGGTGCGCGGCATCCGCGACGGCATGGCCGACCGTCTCTATACCGATGATATGGCCGCCGAGCTTGAGGGCAAGGATTGTGGCAATGGTGTCGCGATCCGCCACGCAGGTGGATGGGAGACGCAATATTGCCACCTGCGCCAAGGCTCCGTGCGGGTGGAGGCGGAGCAGCAGGTGGAGCGCGGCGATGTGCTTGGGTTCATTGGCCTCTCGGGGCGCACGCAATTCCCGCATGTCCACCTGACCGTGCGCCAAGATGGTGAGGTGGTGGATCCGTTCGATCCCGATGGGCAGATCACATGCGGCGCCCCTTCGCAGGAAACCCTCTGGCTTGATGCGCCTGAATATCGCCCCGGTGGCCTGCTTGCCGCTGGGTTCAGCACCGCCGTGCCCAGCTTCGACGACATCAAAGAGGGCATTGCGGGTCGCACTGATCTCGCGCCCGACGCACCGGCGCTAGTGGCGTGGGGGTACGCCTTTGGCGGGCGTGCGGACGACGTGATGCAGATCCGTATCATGGGGCCAGAGGGCGAGGTGTTCTCCCATTCCACGACCGTGGACAAGGCGCAGGCGCAGTTTTTCCGCGCCGCAGGCCGCCGCGCGCCGAGCGGTGGCTGGGAGGCAGGCAGCTATAGCGCCGAGATTTCGCTGCGCCGGGATGGGGCGATTGTCGATAGCATGACCACGCCGCTTACCATCCGCTGA